The Artemia franciscana chromosome 2, ASM3288406v1, whole genome shotgun sequence genome segment GCCTTGAGATGTTGGTTTTTGTATTTGAGCCTAGAAAAAGTAGTAAGAGAATCTTGGCTCATTAAAACACTTTTGATTTCATCCTGGAAAAGAATCTATAGCAGgctgaaaaagaatataatattAGTCAGAAAATTTTTGATGGGAGTAAGCCTCTTAAAGGAGTAATGATCACAAGTTATTCCATACATGGACCCAAAGTAGGCGTTGGGATGTAGACACCCCACACTACCcgttaaaaaaggtaaaaaccagaGATACCACATACATGGGGGATGTTGCCCCCTCTTTCCGTTCACTTATTACAAACTTCTCcctttaaaataagaaaataagaatatatatttatatagattGCCTGTGGACACAAACGGACAAAGTGGATAAATAGACACAGACAATGTCTGTGTCCATTTATCGTCCTTAAAGGAGATTAAGGAGCAGATTATCTTTTATATTCTAAAAATCATCATTGGCGGCCAGAAAAAGAGTGAGAATTTTTATTCCCATGAAACAGTTATGattttaagctgaaaaaaataaccTATTATTAAGCTGAAAAGAAACCTATTATTCATTCAGTTATGattttaagctgaaaaaaataaccTATTATTAAGCTGAAAAGAAACCTATTATTCATTTAAGGACTAGGATCCTCAAATCCCCCTTTTTAGAGGCAAGGATCCCTTTCAACAGTAATATGCTACTAAAATATTGTTCGTATACTTAGGCTAGTCTTGGACCATCGATATTCTAACAGTCTAAAAAATTTCCCTGGcacaaaagtttagttttaccgtTAAAAATGGTGAAAAGTCCAGTTCCTTTAGGACCAAGGGACCCCCTCAAAATCTATCAGGAgggattattttttctattattaagcAGAAGAGAAACCAATTTTCTTCGGATGGGACAAAGTTCTCCTCCCCCTCTCAGAGGTATCAAACATGGCCCCTGACatcatagttatttttttccatgccaaaaactttaagttttttaaggCTAAAACATTAAGCTTTTCGAGAAATATCCATGATTTGCAGTTAAACTAGGAATGGCAGTTCCATCTGGGCTGCTGCGTGCAGAGGGGTCCTACATTCTTGTTTTTCATGAAAGTTAAAGGGGCGGCAATCTCTCCGCTTTGATGGGGGGCCCACGGAAGGGTCAGCCATTTTGCCATGTATATGGGCAGCGTTCTCCCCACTTTGCTGGGGGGCTGCGGAGGGGCCAGAAATTTTTACCATGCATAGGGGCAGCATTCTCACCACTTTGCATAATCCTCGACTTCTTTGTAGGAGGAGGACATTggtttgtattttctttaaatagaattgaaattttagtttttaatgagGTAAATTGGTTAAAAATCATAGTTTCCCGTTAAATTCGCTTCTAGTAGTCCATTTCCCGAAGTCAATATCCTCAAAATtcttggaataaaaaataaaatgtttttgtttttcacaaaTAGCTTGAGCCCAGTTTCATTATGTCCACAGTTAAATTTAACTCATCCCTATTGTACCCCACAACTGCTATATCAATGTTTGAAACCTTCCCAATCTCAAACTTAAATTGTTAGCTTTTGAAGTAGTTTTCACGGTCAGCGAGGATGAACATGAAAGTCatggaaaaaaagattttcaaagaaaagaaaagaaaagattgcaactgttgtttaaaaaatttgcaattattctgctgccaaaaagttttagtgaggctaaaaatgcctcaattccATTGCAAGAGTTCAAAATCCAGACCACAATACGGCAATCAATTGAAATTCAGAGTTTCGTTTGGACCCTCGTACACTGATCCACACTTAATTCTTTAAAGGGTGATAAAATAGACCTTctaggtattttcaaaataccctCCTTGGACATAGTTTAGTATGAATACCCATCTTCAAAAGTCTCATTTCCCAAGCCTGACTTCTTTGCAAGATGGtaaaaaattagctaaacttgaattttagaaattttagcTGATTTTAACCTACATTCTTTGGCATTTGTTTATAAGAAgccattttttaagaaaaattggcATAATAAATAGAATATCCAAGAGGAAAAAGCCAGACAATAAATGGACTTTTAGTCTGTACCCTAAGGGTTGCATCTGACCTTATTAAGTGGAAGGAGCATCACATAATAGTTCATTattatagtaaaaaatacacacatCCAATTCTCTCTATGGAATCCTCGCTAAAATTTCTATCTATTTAAACAACATCTCTtaattttagtgaaaataaatacagttttcctttgaaaaatcgTTCCTTTTTCATAAATACTTTCCTGATCGAGTTTAGTGCACAATGAAGATGTTAACCAACGAAATACATTTATGTTAACGCTCATGGAAAATAACCTTTTACCTTCTGCgcgtgataatttttttttattgaatgaatatttaattaactagtaaattataaaaactatacatacacacaaccGCCTGGGGAAGGCTAAAACAGCCTGATGTTTGTAggctgcaatcctctgattctcaacctatttatttgaaaaaaaaaataaagaagaacaaaaacacTCACTTACCctttaatattcaaattatctccccactcccaataaatgtttttttttaattttactttaaatgacCCAATGTGTTCCgcctccctaatgccagctgACATATCATTTCAGATCGTGGGAGTTAAATACCTAATTCCGAAAGCTGTATGTGTGGTGTCTCGgtactcaacaataaaattatccacctctctagtctcatacctgtggagtgaacgatttactcgaaaaaaaatcggtaaaaactggaggacatacATCATTGAAACATCGATACGCAAAACGGCAACTTGATAATCTCGTATCTGACCAATGTTAAGCACTCGTAATATCTTATAACATGACGCGGTTtcattcacattttctacataattaccaagaagacGTACTGTTCTATTTTGTGGGATCTGCACTTGTTTATAATTGCAAAGAAATTACTAGACCGTACataaccataagaaatatattgCACAACAATGGTGGGATACAATAATAAGAGAACTGATAATGGTCAAACATGCCTAGATGCAACAAGATCACTATGTTTCTTCCAAGATAGATTCCAACCAAGCTAGAATCCCAAATAACGCAGTTCATGCACCTGTGACAAAGACCTACcattaaaaaatgtctttttatcaaaacatggaggcttaccaactctcctataaatcataaaattagttttaataacgttcactgacaaaaggctcaaacttgtaaatacaaaaaatgcatttaaataCCCTATTTACTTTCAACAACAAATCATCACAGATGGACTAGACACAGATAAAGCAGTATCATCCACAAAAGTCGTCATACAACACTCAGGTAAGTAGAAACGCATTGAATCAACATACACAAGGTATAGAAGTGGTCCAAAACAGACCCCTGGGATGCACCACACCTCAAttgaaaaggagaagaaaacacATCGTTTAATGCAACTTCAACAGATCTATCACTTAGAAAACTATCAAACCACTTCAaatagttaccacgaactccaaGGGACTGCATAGGTTTGAGTAGATTAATAAAATTCACTGTATCGAATCCTTTTCTAAAATCGATAAAAATAGTCAAAGGGATTTCACCACCTTCAAAGCATTTATTTAAAGTATTACAATGGGAATGCACGGCGTCCGACGTCAAGTGACCTTTCCTAAGGCCAAACTGGTTTTCACTCAACATCCCTGTTTTCATAAGGTGATCATAAAGCCTTTTatgcataattttttcaaatatatttgaatacaATGGTAGGATTAATATGGgtctataatttttaatttccagcTTAGAACCACCTTTGTAAAGGGGGATTACTTTTTGCCCTTTTAAGCGCATCAGGGAATACACCGGTTTGGAGGGAAGATTGATTATATGGACTAGACATGGTATTAAGTAACACATCACTGACTTAAAAGTTTTCAGATTAATGCCTTCTGTCCCTGCTGAATTCGATTCGATTGTTTTCACAACCTTCAGAATTTCATCTCCAGTACAAGgctgaaattcaatttcattcCCAATCCCTCTATCATGTTAAAGTTCACTAGTCCTTGCGCCTGTACATTTTGCgcaacacttgaaaaaaaatcagcaaacttATTCATGATACTCATTTCATAATTAACAAGTTCTCCTAAAATCAGTAGCAAATGGGGTGGAGCTTCTCTTTTCTTTCCCAATGGGTCATTAATAAATTTCCAAATTCCGTTAGTATTATCCTTATTCAAACTCAATTGGTTTGTAAAGTATTCTTTTTGAGCTTTTCTTCTCATTGAGTTTATTTTATGGCGTATTATTAtgaatttttcaagtttcttgGCACATTCACAATTTAAATATTCCACATACGCTTGATTTCTTAAATCTGAAGCTTTAAGAATTTCAATAGTTATCCAGGGCTTCCTGGGCTCACGCTTACGTGGTTTCAACAACTTCACTGGGCAAGTTTTATCATAAATtggttaaaatattaaaaattaagcttaaatATTAAGCTTGAAGCAAATATACCTGCTTTTAGAACTGTTCAACCCAGGTTGCATTGGGCTATTCATGATGATTAAGAGTCAGCGTAAAGAGGGGGACAGACGATTACCCGTATTTAGAGCTGTCATAACGAGTAATGGAAAAAATGCGATTTAATATGGGACATGAATTccgtgataaaaataaaatgtattaatcAGCAATGGAGGTTAGGTATTAGTCCGATATAGAGTATTTGGTAGTCCGATATAGAGACTTATGCTGACTCGACTTTGAGCATTATTTCGTTTTTTCGTAGGGGAAGGGGTTTCCTTAATATACATTACCCGCATAGAGATAGAAATCCAGAccatttttaaatttccaaaaGCATCCATTTTAGAAAATCGATTTGTCCccgataaaaatagaaaattacccaTTCCTGCTAGAATTATAACAAGCTTTTGTTCCTAGAAAATCAATATAGGATCACGTGACGCTTCTGTTCCTGGAAATAGCAGAAATATCCTTTGTTTTTCCACTTAGAAGAATAGCAAGTCTTTGTTTCTAGAAAATCAATAGAGAATCAGGTGACGTTTCTTTTCCTAGAGAGACcgggaaaaattatttgtttgtcaaaaaaacaaaagactCTTACGTCAAGAACTATGCTCTTACTTGGGAAGGGCCCTGAACGTTTTCCCCGGTCTTCGTGgagtttttaaattcttggagaaaaaaaaatcccctattATGTAATAAGCACCtgtatcttgaagaaaacaaactcctattacgtaacaggtCACAGGAGATCGAGTCATCTTCACATGTAAATATTGGcccatgatatttttttttttacaaggactCCCTTGCTTGACTAAGGACCCGGAGTCCAACAAGttctattacgtaacatccaaagaaatgatttgcataagtaaacaataccCTATTGCGTAAGAAGCAACTACATCTTCAAGAAAAGATTTCCTAATTACGTTACAAACATCTGTGTCTTGAAGAAGTTTCCAAAAAATTTCCGGACCGAGATTTTAAGGGGGTGGGCCACCCTTGAGACTGGAGCCCCCCTCGCTAATTTTCATGCTTTAAATTCTCATTTCTCAGTTTAACAAGTGAATCCTAGTTCactggtttttacattttaaactcACATTTCCCAGTTTAATTATTCAATAACGAACGATTTTATATTCTGACGTTTTTGTTTCggcatttttcacaattttttttttatgattattgttagtcatgttttttattaatttactctGAAATAAACTCAGAAAATTAATTACTGTTTTTGTGTCATCACGCTAATTATGGTCTAATTACAAtagttagttttatattttaattctcaAATAATACATTTAGCCATTATAAAATTATAGTCATATCAACACATGCTTATATTTTCCAACTCTCCAAGGTCCAGCTTGTTGTCCCGATGGCATGCATATAACTTGGAACTTGCTTTACATTGGAACTATGAGCAACAATTTTGGCTTCAAACCGCTCCTTTAAAAAGGACATCAATTGTAAAGCTGTCATGCCATTAACCTCCCAGACGTATGCATCAGCTTCCATGATTTGAATCCGACTTGGCTGGAGTAGCAAAAGCAAAGCCTGTAGATCCTTGGACTGTTTTGCATTTATACCATCTATGTAGCATCTTTCACCACTAAATTCAGTCTCAGTAACACGAATAAACATGCctataacaaaaacaatttaaagtgGTAAGTTTTAAGAAGAATAGTGAGTTTtacataagaagaagaagaagataagtGGCCAAATGGCTGGGCTATAAAAGTTTTCTGGTTAGTTAATTTCAAAAGCTAATATTTTGCAGTTCAGTGTGCCtgtaaaatctaaaatgaaAAGAGGACTTAattctcttattttattttttcagagatGCTCAGAATAAGCAACTACAGTTTTAAAGAAGCTGTATGCACTGATagtataaagaaaagaaagttgTAAAAGCAGAGTATTTAAATATGTACAAATGTCCTATTAGTCTCAGTTTGcgatattaatattttttcttttttgtcatttcttaTTATGTCCACTCGTTATTGAAATGTAATACTTTCCTATCGacactacaaaactaaaaaattaggCCTCAAACGTTCCACTAAAGCGCGGCTTAGAAGGGGTTTTTACTGAAGTCGGCTTGTAGGTGTTGGGCAGGGGCTCCTTATGATCTAGACATTGAGTAGTATTTGTcttgatttccttttttcaaacagttcgtggtaacgaacagtagtaaggagcaacccggctcaatagtaactgaaactataacaagagctaagagctcatacggcacttgtgacgaggtcggaagagccaagagctcatatggtatgagctctagcgaaattctaagaataaatatattgctttcaaactaaaataagatgcttaatgccagtcgggatttaaaataagagctctgagtcacgacatccttctaaatatcaaaattcattaagatgtgattacccactcgcaagttaaaaaaaaactaaattattctaatttttcctctcccttcagcccctcagatgttccaatcagggaaaacgactttatcaagtcaatttgtacagctccc includes the following:
- the LOC136043995 gene encoding uncharacterized protein LOC136043995, which produces MKVFNPGLQVLELPMSAISSRLENKHPVNNTLQQQTWAVSDLAVKNVEQEPIETGLRNDLSRTGSGMFIRVTETEFSGERCYIDGINAKQSKDLQALLLLLQPSRIQIMEADAYVWEVNGMTALQLMSFLKERFEAKIVAHSSNVKQVPSYMHAIGTTSWTLESWKI